A region from the Flavobacterium enshiense genome encodes:
- a CDS encoding CvpA family protein — MGFIDIVLAAFLVFGLIKGIRNGLFVEIASLISLFIGIYVAIKFSYAVRSAVGSVVSWSPKTIQVTAFILTLIAVVVAIHLLAKALSGVASMAFMGWLNNLGGGLFATIKTILLLGVVLCLFQKVNINNMMVSKETQDESLLFNPILKTSEFLLPVLTDWFSNLKESTLKSS, encoded by the coding sequence ATGGGTTTTATTGATATTGTGTTGGCCGCGTTTTTGGTATTTGGATTGATTAAAGGTATTCGCAACGGACTTTTCGTGGAAATAGCTTCACTGATTTCGCTTTTCATCGGAATATATGTTGCCATTAAATTTTCGTATGCGGTTCGCTCCGCAGTAGGCAGCGTGGTGTCATGGTCGCCAAAAACCATTCAGGTTACGGCTTTTATTTTGACATTGATAGCCGTCGTGGTTGCCATTCATTTGTTAGCCAAAGCATTGTCCGGTGTGGCTAGTATGGCCTTTATGGGATGGTTGAACAACTTAGGTGGCGGACTTTTTGCAACGATAAAAACGATTTTGCTCCTAGGTGTTGTTTTGTGCTTGTTCCAGAAAGTGAACATCAACAACATGATGGTTTCCAAAGAAACTCAGGATGAGTCACTGCTTTTTAATCCGATATTAAAAACTTCCGAATTTCTATTACCCGTCTTAACCGATTGGTTCAGTAATTTAAAAGAAAGCACGCTAAAAAGTTCATAA
- a CDS encoding copper resistance protein NlpE, which produces MKLLTATLFSLNITVFGCEFGNKKESETTERELDTTTLANDGHTSENAVDWNGSYEGVIPCADCPGIETKITVNKDKTYELSVLYQDREKKPTITKGTFTWDASGSVIKLDKVGTETQYKVGEGRIWMLDREGKRIEGAMAEKYILNKTQ; this is translated from the coding sequence ATGAAACTACTTACTGCAACACTGTTCTCCCTCAACATAACCGTATTTGGTTGTGAATTTGGCAATAAAAAAGAATCGGAAACAACTGAAAGGGAGCTGGACACCACAACTTTGGCTAACGATGGACATACTTCTGAAAATGCCGTGGATTGGAACGGTTCTTACGAAGGAGTTATTCCGTGTGCCGATTGCCCCGGAATTGAAACCAAAATCACCGTTAACAAAGATAAAACTTATGAGTTGTCCGTTTTATATCAAGACAGGGAAAAGAAGCCAACAATTACCAAAGGAACTTTTACTTGGGATGCTTCGGGAAGCGTTATAAAACTAGACAAAGTCGGAACGGAAACGCAGTACAAAGTTGGGGAAGGCCGAATATGGATGCTGGATCGGGAAGGCAAAAGGATTGAAGGCGCGATGGCAGAAAAATATATCTTAAATAAAACGCAATAA
- a CDS encoding tetratricopeptide repeat protein gives MKKLFYIVLLVSQAIFAQSAFEKGNELYRKEKYEEAVVLYEGILRSGEQSAELYFNLGNAYYKLHKVAPSIYNYEKALLLNPDDAEIQTNLKFAQKMAIDEIKVVPEVGFSKMLSDLLDVFHYDTWAGIATGFSALFLLFFIGYYFGSTSLVKRSFFVAMILSLVVILISVASAMTERNNYNKERPAIVFAESISVKSEPMASAPEAFVLHEGTKVFVLENREKWRKIQLTDETEGWIEKDAIRELKSSDQ, from the coding sequence ATGAAAAAGTTGTTCTATATAGTTTTATTGGTTTCTCAGGCCATTTTTGCCCAATCCGCTTTTGAGAAAGGAAACGAATTGTACCGTAAAGAGAAATACGAGGAAGCCGTGGTTTTGTATGAAGGAATCCTGAGATCTGGCGAACAGTCGGCAGAGTTGTATTTCAATTTGGGAAATGCTTATTATAAACTTCATAAAGTGGCGCCGTCAATTTATAATTACGAAAAGGCGCTGCTGCTGAATCCCGACGATGCCGAAATACAGACCAACCTAAAATTCGCCCAAAAAATGGCGATAGACGAAATAAAAGTGGTTCCTGAGGTAGGCTTTTCAAAAATGTTGAGTGACCTTTTGGATGTGTTCCATTATGACACTTGGGCGGGAATTGCCACGGGTTTCTCGGCTTTGTTTCTGTTGTTTTTTATCGGCTACTATTTCGGAAGCACCTCTTTGGTGAAACGTTCGTTTTTTGTGGCGATGATTCTTTCTTTGGTGGTTATACTGATAAGCGTTGCTTCGGCCATGACGGAACGAAATAATTATAATAAGGAACGCCCGGCGATTGTATTTGCTGAATCAATTTCAGTAAAAAGCGAACCGATGGCTTCTGCACCAGAAGCGTTCGTGTTGCATGAAGGGACTAAGGTTTTCGTTTTGGAGAATCGTGAAAAATGGCGTAAAATCCAGCTAACCGATGAAACCGAAGGCTGGATTGAAAAAGATGCCATTCGTGAGTTGAAATCCAGTGATCAGTAA
- the pheS gene encoding phenylalanine--tRNA ligase subunit alpha, which yields MTDKIKEYIGEAQSFTTDNKETLEAFRIKFLGSKGLLKDLFAEFKNVPNDQKKEFGQVINLLKVTAEDKVKSIQEALESKEVAGGVYGDLTRPGEPLVIGSRHPISIVKNQIVDIFSNIGFNVSEGPEIEDDWHNFTALNLPEYHPARDMQDTFFIQSNPDVLLRTHTSSVQVRYMEDNKPPIRTISPGRVFRNEAVSSRSHCIFHQVEGLYIDHNVSFADLKQTLLYFTKEMFGKSKIRLRPSYFPFTEPSAEVDIYWGLKTETDYRITKGTGWLEIMGCGMVDPNVLKNCGIDADKYNGFAFGMGIERIAMLLYQIGDIRMFYENDVRFLEQFKSSI from the coding sequence ATGACAGACAAGATTAAAGAATACATTGGTGAAGCACAGTCTTTTACTACCGATAATAAAGAAACCTTAGAGGCTTTCCGAATCAAGTTTTTGGGAAGTAAGGGCTTGTTGAAAGACCTTTTCGCTGAGTTTAAAAACGTACCGAACGACCAGAAAAAAGAATTTGGTCAGGTAATCAATTTGCTGAAGGTAACTGCAGAGGATAAAGTAAAATCCATTCAGGAAGCCTTGGAAAGTAAGGAGGTTGCAGGCGGGGTTTACGGTGATTTGACACGTCCGGGCGAGCCTTTGGTTATCGGTTCACGTCATCCAATTTCTATCGTAAAAAATCAAATCGTCGATATTTTTTCCAACATCGGATTCAATGTTTCCGAAGGTCCGGAAATCGAAGACGACTGGCATAATTTTACTGCTTTGAACCTTCCGGAATACCATCCGGCAAGAGACATGCAGGATACGTTCTTCATTCAGAGCAATCCGGATGTATTGTTGCGTACGCACACTTCGTCGGTTCAGGTACGTTATATGGAAGACAACAAACCACCAATCCGTACAATTTCACCGGGTCGTGTGTTCCGTAATGAGGCCGTTTCGTCACGTTCACACTGTATTTTCCACCAGGTGGAAGGTTTGTACATCGACCATAATGTTTCATTTGCCGATTTGAAACAAACGTTATTGTATTTCACCAAAGAGATGTTCGGAAAATCGAAAATCCGTTTGCGTCCGAGTTACTTCCCGTTCACAGAGCCAAGTGCCGAAGTGGATATTTACTGGGGATTAAAAACTGAAACCGATTACCGCATCACCAAAGGAACCGGTTGGTTGGAGATCATGGGTTGTGGAATGGTAGATCCGAATGTTTTGAAAAACTGCGGTATCGATGCCGACAAATACAACGGTTTCGCTTTCGGTATGGGGATCGAACGTATCGCAATGTTGTTGTACCAAATTGGAGATATCCGAATGTTCTATGAGAACGATGTACGTTTCCTGGAACAATTCAAGTCAAGTATATAA